From a single Rutidosis leptorrhynchoides isolate AG116_Rl617_1_P2 chromosome 5, CSIRO_AGI_Rlap_v1, whole genome shotgun sequence genomic region:
- the LOC139850581 gene encoding protein POLLENLESS 3-LIKE 2-like, producing the protein MNQDMWNAPPGFRQTKSAPSSPAKPIGGGVFRTRSESFNLNSTQSFHVTHKVPVGDSPYVRAKNVQLVEKDPERAIPLFWAAINAGDRVDSALKDMAIVMKQQNRAEEAIEAIKSLRRRCSDQSQESLDNILLDLYKRCGRLDDQIGLLKHKLFLIQQGMAFNGKRTKTARSQGKKFQVSVEQEATRLLGNLGWALMQQNNYIEAEDAYRRALEIAPDNNKMCNLGICLMKQGRLGEAKDTLRLVKPAVADGPRGVDSHLKAYERAQQMLLDLGSEMMISSGDRVEQRKLFDAFLGSSAIWQPQPCKEHSCFPPSNPIKNQARDGFSDENANSNMVAKNQMVMGSGSVPNWLNIDAKPFYVANVGQVGSENLTEGLKRTRSVNGANVVIEGGHKARRKSGSPEKDGDWNEFLPDSKEFENAIIAAVLGSSAGPENLKLTDKIEIGKIGEKKIEKRLKVFQDITSSSVSPRA; encoded by the exons ATGAATCAAGATATGTGGAACGCTCCCCCAGGGTTTAGGCAGACTAAATCGGCACCGTCGTCACCGGCAAAACCCATCGGTGGTGGAGTTTTCAGAACCCGATCAGAGTCGTTTAATTTGAATTCGACTCAATCTTTTCATGTGACTCATAAGGTTCCAGTTGGCGATTCTCCTTATGTCAGAGCCAAAAATGTTCAG TTGGTTGAGAAGGATCCGGAAAGGGCGATACCGTTGTTTTGGGCTGCTATTAATGCGGGAGATCGAGTTGACAGTGCTTTAAAAGACATGGCTATTGTTATGAAGCAACAAAATCGGGCTGAAGAAGCAATCGAAGCGATTAAGTCATTGCGTAGAAGATGCTCTGATCAGTCTCAAGAGTCTCTTGATAACATCCTTTTGGATCTCTACAAG AGATGTGGAAGATTGGACGATCAAATCGGGCTGTTGAAACACAAATTGTTCTTGATCCAACAAGGCATGGCTTTTAATGGGAAGAGAACAAAAACCGCACGATCTCAAGGGAAAAAATTCCAAGTTTCGGTTGAACAGGAGGCTACTCGCCTACTG GGTAATTTGGGTTGGGCCCTTATGCAGCAAAACAACTATATTGAAGCAGAAGATGCATACAGAAGGGCTTTAGAGATAGCACCAGACAACAACAAGATGTGCAATTTGGGTATTTGTTTAATGAAACAAGGGAGACTTGGTGAAGCTAAAGACACATTAAGACTGGTCAAACCAGCCGTGGCTGATGGGCCCCGAGGGGTTGACTCGCATCTAAAGGCGTACGAACGAGCGCAACAAATGTTACTAGATCTTGGATCCGAGATGATGATTAGTAGCGGTGATAGGGTTGAACAAAGAAAACTGTTTGATGCTTTTTTGGGTTCTTCTGCAATTTGGCAGCCACAACCTTGTAAAGAACATTCATGTTTTCCGCCTTCAAACCCGATAAAAAACCAAGCTCGAGATGGTTTTTCAGATGAGAATGCGAATTCGAACATGGTTGCAAAGAATCAGATGGTAATGGGATCAGGATCTGTTCCGAATTGGCTGAATATCGATGCTAAGCCTTTTTATGTGGCGAATGTGGGCCAGGTTGGAAGTGAAAATTTGACCGAAGGACTTAAGAGAACGAGGTCCGTAAATGGGGCTAATGTAGTTATTGAAGGTGGACATAAGGCAAGAAGGAAGTCAGGTTCACCTGAAAAAGATGGTGATTGGAATGAGTTTTTGCCCGATAGTAAGGAGTTTGAAAATGCTATTATAGCTGCGGTTTTGGGTTCGAGCGCGGGACCCGAAAACCTGAAGTTGACTGATAAAATTGAGATTGGAAAAATTGGTGAGAAAAAGATTGAAAAAAGGCTCAAAGTTTTTCAGGATATCACATCATCATCTGTTAGCCCAAGAGCTTAA
- the LOC139850582 gene encoding L-ascorbate peroxidase 3-like: MAGVEYLKEIEKARRDLRALISNKKCAPIMLRLAWHDAGTYDARTKTGGPNGSIRNEEEYKHAANNGLKIAVDLCEEVKIKHPKVTYADLYQLAGVVAVEVTGGPTIDFVPGRKDSNESPNEGRLPDAKQGPSHLRDVFYRMGLADKDIVALSGGHTLGKAHPERSGFDEKPWTKDPLKFDNSYFVELLKGDSEGLLKLPTDKALVDDPKFRKYVELYAKDEEDFFKDYAESHKKLSELGFTPPPSSSLKSKNVALLAQSVVGVAVAATVVVLSYFYECNRKF, from the exons ATGGCGGGTGTAGAGTATTTGAAGGAGATAGAAAAGGCTCGTAGAGATCTGCGTGCCCTCATCTCTAACAAAAAGTGTGCTCCAATCATGCTTCGCTTAGC ATGGCACGACGCAGGCACATATGATGCTAGAACAAAGACAGGAGGCCCAAATGGATCAATTAGGAATGAGGAGGAATACAAACACGCAGCAAACAATGGTTTGAAAATTGCAGTTGATCTATGTG AAGAAGTTAAGATCAAGCATCCAAAAGTTACATATGCTGATCTATATCAG CTGGCTGGAGTTGTTGCAGTTGAGGTGACTGGTGGCCCCACTATTGACTTTGTACCTGGAAGGAAG GATTCGAATGAATCTCCTAATGAAGGACGTCTGCCTGATGCTAAGCAAG GTCCATCCCACCTTCGTGATGTCTTCTATCGAATGGGCCTAGCTGACAAGGATATAGTGGCACTTTCTGGTGGTCACACTTTG GGGAAGGCACATCCTGAGAGATCAGGATTTGATGAAAAACCTTGgaccaaagatcctttgaagtttGACAACTCATATTTTGT GGAGCTTCTAAAGGGAGATAGTGAAGGACTATTGAAACTTCCTACTGATAAAGCATTAGTGGATGACCCCAAGTTTCGTAAATACGTTGAACtatatgcaaag GATGAGGAAGATTTCTTCAAAGACTATGCTGAGTCACACAAGAAGCTTTCGGAGCTCGGTTTCACTCCACCACCATCATCTTCTCTCAAATCAAAGAACGTTGCGTTATTGGCACAAAGTGTGGTCGGAGTTGCTGTTGCTGCTACTGTAGTCGTCCTCAGTTACTTTTATGAATGCAACAGGAAATTCTAG